Proteins encoded within one genomic window of Streptosporangium album:
- a CDS encoding alpha/beta fold hydrolase — MTFTTEKYATVRGLRLAWLGAGGDRPSGDGVVLALHGHFGRARMFASLAGALGPRHRVIALEQRGHGHSARGDGDFGPDAYVADAAAFLRGLGLGPVVVLGHSMGGVVAFRLAARYPELVRALVVEEGGAFNRPPDVPHPVLDVSGWPRRAATLDELRRAIEALGIPDAGYFLESAVEHRDGWGLLFDYDDMMASQRALVGDWWADWLGSDCPALLIHGLDSFVLPTALARQMAARRPGTVLREFAGCGHWVHDDDPVRFAYTVREFLDGL; from the coding sequence GGACGGGGTGGTGCTGGCGCTGCACGGGCATTTCGGGCGGGCGCGCATGTTCGCGTCCCTGGCTGGCGCGCTGGGCCCGCGCCACCGCGTGATCGCCCTGGAGCAGCGCGGGCACGGGCACTCCGCCCGCGGCGATGGCGACTTCGGTCCGGATGCGTACGTGGCCGATGCCGCCGCGTTCCTGCGCGGTCTCGGCCTGGGGCCGGTGGTCGTGCTGGGCCACTCCATGGGCGGCGTGGTCGCGTTCCGGCTGGCCGCCCGGTACCCAGAGCTGGTCAGGGCGCTGGTCGTGGAGGAGGGCGGGGCGTTCAACCGCCCGCCTGACGTGCCGCACCCCGTGTTGGACGTGAGTGGGTGGCCGCGCCGCGCCGCCACCCTGGACGAGTTGCGCCGTGCCATCGAGGCGCTCGGCATCCCCGACGCCGGCTACTTCCTGGAGAGCGCTGTCGAGCACCGCGACGGCTGGGGGCTGCTGTTCGACTACGACGACATGATGGCCTCGCAGCGGGCGCTCGTCGGCGACTGGTGGGCGGACTGGCTCGGCTCGGACTGCCCGGCACTGCTTATCCACGGGCTGGACAGCTTCGTCTTGCCTACCGCCCTGGCCAGGCAGATGGCCGCGCGCCGGCCCGGCACCGTGCTACGCGAGTTCGCGGGCTGCGGCCACTGGGTGCACGACGACGATCCCGTGAGGTTCGCCTATACCGTCCGCGAGTTCCTGGACGGCCTGTGA
- a CDS encoding IS3 family transposase yields the protein MPAVFRWHPKYELIEAEKANHAIARMCSWLKVSRSGYYEWRERPASATAQRRALLVRLVAEIFADSHETYGYRRVHAALLRRGEHCSAELVRALMREQGLTPAQVRAFRPITTVQGAFRGIPDLVRRDFTAERPGTKLVGDITSWESHRGSGRVQVELSAGDHSDITDFV from the coding sequence ATGCCAGCCGTATTCCGGTGGCACCCCAAGTACGAGCTGATCGAGGCGGAGAAGGCCAACCACGCGATCGCCCGGATGTGCTCCTGGCTGAAGGTGTCGCGCTCGGGCTACTACGAGTGGCGCGAGCGGCCGGCCTCGGCCACCGCGCAACGCCGGGCACTGCTGGTCCGGCTGGTGGCGGAGATCTTCGCCGACTCACACGAAACGTACGGCTACCGGCGGGTGCACGCCGCGCTGCTGCGCCGTGGCGAGCATTGCTCGGCCGAGTTGGTGCGCGCCCTGATGCGCGAGCAGGGTCTGACCCCGGCCCAGGTGCGGGCCTTTCGGCCGATCACCACCGTGCAGGGCGCCTTTCGCGGTATCCCCGACCTGGTTAGACGCGATTTCACCGCCGAGCGGCCCGGCACCAAGCTGGTCGGCGACATCACCTCATGGGAGAGCCACAGGGGATCGGGCAGGGTGCAGGTCGAGCTGTCGGCGGGTGACCACTCAGACATCACCGACTTTGTTTGA
- a CDS encoding IS110 family transposase, whose translation MRITCGIDWSERHHDIALLNADAAIVTRARIGDDLAGFRRLTELLAEHAGPDGPTSIEIAIETDKGLLVAALVAAGFTLFAINPRAVARYRERHGQAGGKSDPGDAAVLADILRTDRHRHRPLPADTNLARGVKAVARQHQEAIWARQQTVNRLRSLLREFYPAALAAFPILTQRAALTVLRAAPTPQAAARLTPSRMGTLLRRAGRRIDSGLPERLSTQLRQEQLRQPAEVEQAFGVAAAGLIDVIVAMTGAIDALQEQLTGLFTRHDQAQIVTSMPGLGTVLGARVLGELGDDRSRFTDIAGLRGFAGTAPITRASGKTKIVSARYIRNQRLADACHWWAFAAITKSAGARVHYDQRRAAGDTHNGALRNLANKLLAKLWHCLHNGVLYDEATAWPTPREKIESAAA comes from the coding sequence TTGCGCATCACCTGCGGGATCGACTGGTCGGAGCGACACCACGACATCGCGTTGCTCAACGCCGACGCTGCGATCGTGACCAGAGCCAGGATCGGTGACGACCTGGCCGGCTTTCGGCGATTGACTGAACTACTCGCCGAACACGCTGGGCCTGACGGGCCCACCTCCATCGAGATCGCCATTGAAACAGACAAGGGTCTGCTGGTCGCGGCCCTGGTGGCGGCCGGGTTCACCCTGTTTGCGATCAACCCCAGGGCGGTGGCCCGGTATCGGGAACGGCACGGGCAGGCCGGCGGTAAATCCGACCCTGGCGACGCCGCGGTCCTGGCCGACATCTTGCGCACCGACCGTCATCGGCACCGGCCGTTGCCCGCCGACACTAATCTCGCCCGCGGGGTGAAGGCGGTCGCTCGCCAGCATCAGGAAGCCATCTGGGCGCGGCAACAGACGGTGAACCGGCTGCGCTCGCTGCTGCGCGAGTTCTACCCGGCCGCGCTGGCGGCGTTTCCGATCCTGACCCAGCGTGCGGCATTGACGGTGCTGCGGGCCGCGCCCACGCCGCAAGCCGCGGCGAGGTTGACACCCAGCCGGATGGGGACGCTTTTGCGCAGGGCCGGGCGGCGTATCGATTCAGGGCTGCCGGAGCGTCTGTCGACTCAACTGCGCCAAGAGCAGCTGCGTCAGCCCGCCGAAGTGGAGCAGGCCTTCGGAGTTGCCGCCGCCGGCCTCATCGACGTCATCGTCGCCATGACCGGCGCCATTGACGCGCTGCAAGAGCAGCTCACCGGCCTGTTCACCCGCCATGACCAGGCTCAGATCGTCACCAGCATGCCAGGCCTGGGCACTGTGCTCGGCGCGCGAGTCCTGGGCGAACTCGGTGATGACCGCAGCCGCTTCACCGACATCGCCGGGCTGCGCGGCTTCGCGGGTACCGCTCCCATCACCCGCGCATCAGGCAAGACGAAGATCGTCTCAGCCCGGTATATCCGCAACCAGCGCCTGGCCGACGCCTGCCACTGGTGGGCCTTCGCCGCGATCACTAAATCGGCCGGCGCCCGAGTTCACTACGACCAGCGGCGAGCCGCCGGAGACACCCATAACGGCGCCCTGCGCAACCTGGCCAACAAGCTGCTGGCCAAGCTCTGGCACTGCCTGCACAACGGCGTGCTCTACGACGAAGCCACCGCTTGGCCCACACCTAGGGAAAAGATTGAATCAGCCGCCGCTTGA